The Haloplanus sp. CK5-1 genome segment ACCGTCTCGCCGACGTCGACCGAGACGGTGATCCTGATCTCGTCGGCGTCGTTGTGGAAGACGGCGTTGTCGAGCAGGTTGGTGAACACCGACGACAGGAGCGGCGTCGCCAACACCTCGACGTCGGGGAGCGCCCCGTCGACCTGCAGCGAGAGCGAGTCGGCCTGGTACGCGAAGTTCGATCGGACGCGCTGGAACTCCGTGCCGAGGATGTCGGCGAGGGCAACGGGTTCGAGCGTCGGGTCCTCGGTGCTGACGATGGTGGCGAGGTCCCGAACCGCTTCGGTCAACTCCAGCGTGTGTGTCGCCGCGTCCATGATGCGGTCGAGGGCCTCGGCGTTCTCGCCCGACACGTCGTCGCGGAGCTGTGATCCCCAGCCCCGGATAACCGTCGCGTCGTTGCGGATGTCGTGACGGACGATCTGGTTCAGGAGTGCGTACTGATCGCGTTCGGTACTGAGCGCTCGTTCGGCCTCCGTGCGGGCGGTGACGTCCTGCTGGAAGCCGACCCAGTTCGTCACGGTGCCGGTACGGTCCCGGAGCGGTGCGAGCGTGACGGCGTTCCAAAACCGGTCGCCGTCTTTGTGCTCGTTGAGGAGTTCGACGGTCGTCGACTCGTTGTCGTCGATGGCCTCGCGAAACCGGGCGACGGATTCGGGGTCGGTCGTCTCGCCCTGGAGGAACCGACAGTTCCGCCCGAGAACTGCCGTCACGTCGTAGCCGGTGATCCGCTCGAAGGCGGCGTTGGCGTAGATGAGCGGGTTGTCCGGGACGGTGTAGTCCGAGATGGTGATCCCGACGGGCGCCTCGTCCATCGCTCGCTCCTTGAGTTGGCTCCGGGACCATCCGGGCGACTCCCGGTCGGCGACGCTCAGACTCGCGTACCAGTCGCCGTCGTGGACGAAGGGTTCGATGCGCAGCCGGTGCGTTCGGTCGTCGTCGCTCGCGTGGTAGGGGAGCGTCAGCGTGATGGCGAGTGCGTCGCTCGCGTCGGGATCGGTCGGCGGTTCGTGGTGACTGGTGGCGAGTGTCCCGAGGTAGTTCGTCACCGTCCGCTCGACCGACGGGTCGACGCCGGTGGTGTCGAGGAACTCCTCCCACGCGGCGTTCGACGTGATCCGCGTCCGATCCTCGTCGACGATGGCCGCACCGATCGGCAGTGATTCGAGCGTCCGGGCGGTGAATTCGTCTGACATGCGTGTTCGGTTGAGTTCGGGCCGCCGTCCGGTGTGGACCGTGCCCACGGTAGTGGCCCGTGTGCGTTCGTCCCCACCTGACGATGCGTCGCGTATAACGCTGTCCCGCGAACTATCAGCGCTGAAAACTGACGATCGCGGTCGGGTCGGCGACGGCGGCTCCGCCCCTCACGGACGCACGTCGGTGCCCCCGATCAGTCGCCGTCGACGACGAACCGGCGGAGCAGGGTGGCCACCGTGACGCCGTAGACGGCGGCGGGACCGAACCCGACGACGGCGGCGACGAGCGACGGATCGGTACCGGGTACCAGCGAGTACACCGCGGGCAGGAGGAGGCGAATCGAGGCGACGAAGACGCCGAAACCGACGGCGACGACGACCACGACGCCGAGGGCGGCGAGCGCCATCGTCGGGCCGTCGCGCCGGATCTTGGCGAGTACGTCGGTCATCGGTCCGTCCCCGCGGGGTCGTGAGCGGTCGGAACGACGACGCGGGCCGTCGCGTGTCGCAACCTTGCGGTCCGTGCTCTCGAAGCCGGCATGCTCGACCGTGGGCGTCGATGCGGTTAGCTCTACCGCCGACAGTCCGACCCCGCGATTCTCACGAATGATTCTGTCAGGGGGCACATATATATTCGGCTAGCGAACCGTATCG includes the following:
- a CDS encoding ATP-binding protein: MSDEFTARTLESLPIGAAIVDEDRTRITSNAAWEEFLDTTGVDPSVERTVTNYLGTLATSHHEPPTDPDASDALAITLTLPYHASDDDRTHRLRIEPFVHDGDWYASLSVADRESPGWSRSQLKERAMDEAPVGITISDYTVPDNPLIYANAAFERITGYDVTAVLGRNCRFLQGETTDPESVARFREAIDDNESTTVELLNEHKDGDRFWNAVTLAPLRDRTGTVTNWVGFQQDVTARTEAERALSTERDQYALLNQIVRHDIRNDATVIRGWGSQLRDDVSGENAEALDRIMDAATHTLELTEAVRDLATIVSTEDPTLEPVALADILGTEFQRVRSNFAYQADSLSLQVDGALPDVEVLATPLLSSVFTNLLDNAVFHNDADEIRITVSVDVGETVRVHIADNGPGISDDRKEEVFDQGEQGLRSSGSGLGLYLVDQLLERFGGGVRLADNEPRGTVVTVELQRA